From Spartinivicinus ruber, the proteins below share one genomic window:
- a CDS encoding cytochrome c-type biogenesis protein yields the protein MKMKACLKPLLIAGSIGWLSFSWASIDTYPFQTDEQRQRFRQLTDELRCPKCQNQNIADSNAPIAKDLREEIYRQLLAGESNQAIVDFMVARYGDFVLYRPTFSKKTWLLWLGPFILLMVGGGIFYRLIRKRSSSDASLSSVALTKDEQQQIAAIIHQHEESKS from the coding sequence ATGAAAATGAAAGCATGCTTAAAGCCATTGTTGATAGCAGGAAGTATTGGCTGGCTATCATTCAGTTGGGCTTCCATTGATACTTACCCATTTCAAACTGATGAGCAACGTCAGCGATTCAGGCAGTTGACTGATGAATTGCGTTGCCCAAAATGTCAGAACCAGAATATTGCTGATTCAAATGCGCCCATCGCCAAGGACCTTCGAGAAGAAATTTATCGTCAGCTATTAGCGGGTGAATCTAATCAAGCCATTGTTGATTTTATGGTCGCGCGTTACGGAGATTTTGTTTTATACCGGCCCACCTTTAGCAAGAAAACCTGGTTATTATGGCTAGGGCCCTTCATCTTGCTCATGGTGGGTGGAGGGATTTTCTACCGGCTAATTAGAAAACGCTCGTCTTCTGATGCATCTTTATCATCAGTCGCATTAACTAAAGATGAGCAGCAGCAAATTGCAGCCATTATTCACCAGCATGAAGAATCGAAGTCATGA
- the ccmI gene encoding c-type cytochrome biogenesis protein CcmI, protein MTLFWVTAVVLLTAAVLFVLLPIPLLKKQLNQANQQQQAEQVSRYQQQLAELDEALTSGQLDQAAYDVQKSELGRRLLADYQQVTSSRMNSLVWIVGGGLPVIAIGLYLLLGGSQQVTFTQQLQAIDWDNASGTELISSLETLASDYPHQPQAHYLLARAYMAMNQLGKAENAFVTLKAQAPKDPSVIAQLAQVKYLKQNNKITQEITELAQQALTIQPNQPTALGLMGIAAFESANYQQAIHYWQQVLATGPDHATATALQQGIAKAQQLVNAGEDQLAPVVHQQEVTTEKVLQEQSAAEQASGAEISVLVELDETLQQQLPAQARVYVLAKHASLRMPVAVVPLQASDLPALVKLNDSKVMIAGNKLSQYQTVDVIAKVSITGDATQSDYMVSKQNIKVNHKGVIRLAISKNSS, encoded by the coding sequence ATGACGTTATTTTGGGTTACCGCAGTAGTATTATTAACAGCGGCTGTGTTGTTTGTATTATTACCAATTCCTCTTTTAAAAAAGCAATTAAACCAGGCTAATCAGCAACAACAAGCAGAACAGGTCAGTCGCTACCAACAGCAGTTAGCTGAACTTGATGAAGCGCTCACCTCAGGCCAATTAGATCAGGCAGCCTATGACGTTCAAAAAAGTGAGCTTGGTAGACGCTTATTAGCTGACTACCAACAGGTCACATCATCTCGGATGAACTCGCTAGTTTGGATAGTGGGTGGAGGTTTACCAGTAATTGCGATTGGCCTGTATTTGTTGCTTGGTGGTAGCCAACAAGTGACTTTTACCCAGCAGCTACAGGCCATTGACTGGGATAATGCCAGTGGTACTGAGTTAATTAGTTCGCTGGAAACTTTAGCAAGCGATTATCCTCATCAGCCCCAAGCCCATTATCTGCTGGCTCGTGCTTATATGGCGATGAATCAGCTGGGTAAAGCAGAAAATGCGTTTGTTACTTTAAAGGCACAAGCGCCCAAAGACCCTTCAGTGATTGCCCAGTTAGCTCAAGTGAAATATTTAAAACAAAACAATAAGATTACTCAGGAAATTACTGAGCTAGCACAGCAAGCATTAACAATACAGCCTAATCAACCTACTGCGCTTGGTCTTATGGGGATTGCTGCGTTTGAATCAGCCAATTATCAGCAAGCGATTCACTATTGGCAACAAGTGTTGGCTACTGGTCCCGACCATGCTACGGCTACTGCCTTACAACAGGGAATAGCCAAAGCACAACAATTGGTGAATGCAGGTGAAGACCAATTAGCGCCAGTGGTCCATCAACAAGAAGTAACAACTGAAAAAGTACTGCAGGAACAGTCTGCGGCTGAACAAGCCTCTGGGGCAGAAATCAGTGTGCTGGTTGAGTTAGATGAAACGCTACAACAACAGTTGCCTGCTCAAGCAAGGGTTTATGTATTGGCCAAGCATGCTAGTTTGAGAATGCCAGTTGCGGTGGTACCATTGCAAGCCAGTGATTTACCTGCCTTGGTTAAGTTAAATGACTCTAAAGTCATGATTGCTGGTAATAAATTATCTCAATATCAAACCGTTGATGTAATTGCTAAAGTTTCTATTACAGGCGATGCTACACAAAGTGACTATATGGTCAGTAAACAAAATATCAAAGTGAATCATAAAGGCGTAATTCGTTTAGCGATTTCTAAAAACAGCAGTTAA
- a CDS encoding GntR family transcriptional regulator: MVFKASDSLSEQIAQHLASKIIKGELLAKERIQELKVASELGVSRGSVREALLILQRKHLIDILPRRGAMVTELTEHKVQSLYEMVVELYSFLALKVAEKWQAEIQLKPFKATLKELELLAEQRNIERYIEVSFDILRQALPLADNSYLEQILANVQPAIHRTYYLVASKYEDHIVKSLGFFKELIQAVEQRDQQQIRGIIAAYGKHHQDMLMTVVGGREY; the protein is encoded by the coding sequence ATGGTCTTTAAAGCATCTGATAGTCTTTCTGAACAAATTGCACAACACTTGGCAAGTAAAATTATTAAAGGGGAGCTACTTGCCAAGGAAAGGATTCAGGAGTTAAAGGTAGCAAGCGAGTTAGGAGTAAGCCGTGGTTCTGTTCGAGAAGCCTTGCTGATATTGCAACGCAAGCACTTAATTGATATTTTGCCCCGTCGTGGTGCAATGGTAACTGAGTTAACTGAACATAAAGTTCAAAGCCTCTATGAAATGGTGGTGGAGCTGTATTCATTTCTTGCTTTGAAAGTTGCTGAGAAGTGGCAGGCAGAGATACAACTGAAGCCGTTCAAGGCGACTTTAAAAGAACTAGAGTTATTAGCTGAGCAGCGCAATATTGAGCGCTATATTGAAGTGAGCTTTGATATTTTACGTCAAGCGTTACCGCTAGCGGATAATTCTTATTTAGAACAAATCTTGGCCAATGTTCAGCCTGCTATCCATCGAACTTATTATTTAGTGGCAAGCAAATATGAGGATCATATTGTTAAAAGCCTGGGATTTTTCAAAGAGCTAATCCAAGCTGTGGAGCAAAGAGATCAGCAGCAAATTAGGGGAATTATTGCTGCTTATGGAAAGCATCATCAGGATATGTTGATGACGGTCGTGGGGGGAAGAGAATACTAA
- the ccmA gene encoding cytochrome c biogenesis heme-transporting ATPase CcmA, protein MPDFLNVQQLACERDDRWLFQQLSFQANPGDIWQVEGPNGSGKTTLLRILAGLLAPQMGEVLWQGKPIQQLRASFQQSLLYVGHQVGVKAHLTPIENLTWYLGFYGDVSNQSIMEALAQVGLTGYEDVLCHHLSAGQLRRVALARLQLAIQPLWILDEPFTAIDKSGVAELEQLLLQKAKEGKAIILTTHHQLDLEYHHLNRLSLLDFLAH, encoded by the coding sequence GTGCCAGACTTTCTCAATGTGCAGCAGTTAGCGTGTGAACGAGATGATCGCTGGTTGTTTCAACAGTTAAGTTTCCAGGCCAATCCAGGGGATATCTGGCAGGTAGAAGGCCCTAATGGCTCAGGAAAAACCACCTTATTGCGGATTTTGGCTGGTTTATTAGCGCCGCAAATGGGGGAGGTATTGTGGCAGGGGAAGCCTATTCAGCAATTGCGGGCAAGTTTTCAACAGTCGTTACTTTATGTAGGCCATCAGGTTGGGGTGAAAGCACATTTAACACCCATTGAAAATCTAACCTGGTATTTAGGTTTTTATGGTGATGTATCCAATCAATCTATTATGGAGGCACTGGCTCAAGTTGGCTTAACCGGCTATGAAGATGTACTTTGTCACCACTTGTCTGCGGGGCAACTACGACGAGTGGCTTTAGCTCGATTGCAACTGGCAATCCAACCGTTGTGGATTTTAGATGAGCCGTTTACTGCTATTGATAAGTCTGGTGTGGCTGAACTTGAGCAATTACTGTTACAGAAAGCCAAGGAGGGTAAAGCGATTATTCTGACGACTCATCATCAGCTTGATCTTGAGTATCATCACCTCAATCGCCTTTCACTGCTTGATTTTTTGGCTCACTAG
- the ccmE gene encoding cytochrome c maturation protein CcmE: MNPVRKQRLLVVVFIVLGVSFAVGLALFALRENVNYFYSPQQLQAGEAKFDQKIRVGGLVVPGSVKRDPDSLKVEFTITDKQATAVVHFEGILPDLFREGQGIIALGKLSANQVVKADEVLAKHDENYMPPEVQEAIEKAGHPGRNTQASAQ, from the coding sequence ATGAATCCAGTGCGAAAACAGCGGTTGTTGGTAGTGGTTTTTATTGTGCTTGGGGTTAGTTTCGCGGTGGGGTTGGCTTTGTTTGCGCTGCGTGAGAATGTCAATTATTTCTATTCTCCTCAACAGCTTCAGGCAGGTGAAGCCAAGTTTGATCAGAAAATCAGGGTGGGTGGTTTAGTTGTGCCAGGGTCAGTAAAACGTGATCCTGATAGTTTGAAAGTGGAATTTACCATTACCGATAAGCAAGCTACTGCTGTAGTGCATTTTGAAGGTATTTTACCTGACCTGTTTCGTGAAGGGCAGGGAATTATTGCTCTAGGTAAGTTGTCAGCGAATCAAGTTGTGAAAGCAGATGAAGTGCTGGCGAAACATGACGAAAACTATATGCCACCGGAAGTTCAGGAGGCAATTGAAAAGGCTGGACATCCTGGCCGAAATACCCAGGCATCTGCACAATAG
- a CDS encoding heme lyase CcmF/NrfE family subunit, whose product MIPELGHLSLIIALCLAVLLAVVPLIGSYCKDHIMMGLAKPLATGQLVFLGLSFGCLAYAFLTDDFSVTYVAQNSNSLLPTPYKLSAVWGAHEGSFLLWCLIMAGWTFVVALATGHLPERVTARVLAILGWCSVGFLLFLVITSNPFERLLPNTPTDGRDLNPLLQDFGLIIHPPLLYVGYVGFSVVFAFAITALLEGRLDATWARWSRPWTAIAWAFLTVGIALGSWWAYYELGWGGWWFWDPVENASFMPWLVGTALLHSLAVTEKRGVFKSWTVFLAIFAFSLSLLGAFLVRSGVLTSVHSFASDPSRGVFILVLLLIVIGGSFTLYAFRAPAVASQQCFSWQAKEAWLLLNNILLSVATAMILIGTLYPLIAKAMGDNSISIGKPYFDLMFSIFMAPLAVCLGIGIWANWKQSKASFLWQQLWSIGLASVVLGVVFCFSYGDGFLLPAWLAIVLVTWICLASVKQLYYKTRNQSSFSAGLRRLPKHYYGMLLAHIGFAVTIAGAVLTSFYSVERDIKLAPGDSVSLAGYQFLFKGTKDIQGPNYVAQQGQLVITKGDQVVTLLKPEKRRYPVQQNVMTEAAIDPGLFRDLYVALGEPLDNSGAWAVRVHFKAFVRLIWLGALLMAFGGALAALDKRYRLRLTSKQADSQVVKAEGVVDGTV is encoded by the coding sequence ATGATCCCAGAACTTGGCCACCTGTCACTCATTATTGCTTTGTGTTTGGCTGTATTGCTGGCAGTGGTGCCTTTAATCGGTAGCTACTGTAAAGACCATATTATGATGGGGCTGGCTAAGCCTCTAGCCACAGGTCAATTGGTATTTCTTGGACTTAGCTTTGGCTGTTTAGCTTATGCATTCCTAACTGATGATTTTTCAGTGACTTATGTTGCGCAAAACTCCAACAGCTTATTGCCAACACCTTATAAATTAAGTGCTGTATGGGGTGCCCACGAAGGCTCGTTTTTATTATGGTGTTTAATTATGGCGGGTTGGACATTTGTGGTTGCGCTAGCTACTGGCCATCTTCCTGAACGTGTTACCGCAAGAGTTTTGGCGATATTGGGCTGGTGCTCGGTTGGTTTTTTACTGTTTTTAGTGATTACCTCTAACCCATTTGAGCGGCTGTTGCCTAACACGCCTACTGACGGCCGTGACTTAAACCCTTTGCTGCAAGATTTTGGCTTAATTATTCATCCACCTTTGCTGTATGTGGGCTATGTGGGTTTTTCTGTCGTATTTGCCTTTGCCATTACGGCGTTGTTAGAAGGTCGTTTGGATGCCACTTGGGCCCGTTGGTCTCGCCCTTGGACAGCAATTGCCTGGGCATTTTTAACTGTAGGCATTGCATTAGGTAGCTGGTGGGCTTATTACGAACTGGGCTGGGGAGGCTGGTGGTTTTGGGACCCGGTGGAAAATGCTTCTTTTATGCCTTGGTTGGTTGGAACAGCATTACTGCACTCTTTGGCGGTGACGGAAAAAAGGGGCGTTTTTAAAAGCTGGACAGTTTTTTTAGCCATTTTTGCCTTTTCATTAAGTTTATTAGGTGCCTTTTTAGTGCGGTCTGGGGTATTAACTTCAGTTCACTCCTTTGCCAGTGATCCATCGCGAGGGGTGTTTATTTTAGTGCTGTTATTGATTGTGATTGGTGGCTCTTTTACCTTATATGCGTTTCGAGCCCCTGCAGTAGCCAGTCAACAGTGCTTTAGCTGGCAGGCTAAGGAAGCTTGGTTATTACTCAATAATATTTTGCTTTCGGTTGCGACAGCCATGATATTGATTGGCACCTTGTATCCGCTGATTGCGAAAGCGATGGGTGACAATAGTATTTCAATTGGAAAACCTTATTTTGACTTAATGTTTTCTATTTTTATGGCACCTTTAGCTGTTTGTCTGGGTATAGGCATTTGGGCAAACTGGAAGCAATCTAAAGCAAGTTTTTTATGGCAGCAACTGTGGTCTATAGGTTTAGCGAGTGTCGTCTTAGGAGTCGTGTTTTGTTTTAGTTATGGTGATGGTTTTCTATTACCTGCTTGGTTAGCGATTGTGCTTGTTACTTGGATTTGCCTGGCTTCAGTTAAACAGCTTTATTATAAAACCCGCAATCAGTCGTCTTTTAGCGCAGGCTTACGCCGCTTACCCAAACATTACTATGGAATGCTGTTAGCCCATATAGGGTTTGCAGTAACTATTGCTGGGGCAGTGTTGACTAGTTTTTATAGTGTTGAACGGGACATCAAGCTGGCACCTGGTGATTCAGTTAGCCTGGCTGGTTATCAATTTTTATTTAAAGGTACTAAAGATATACAGGGGCCTAATTATGTGGCTCAGCAGGGGCAGCTAGTGATAACTAAAGGTGATCAAGTTGTTACTCTACTAAAGCCAGAGAAGCGTCGCTATCCCGTGCAGCAAAATGTTATGACAGAAGCGGCCATTGATCCGGGTTTATTTCGTGATTTGTATGTTGCACTTGGTGAACCGCTAGATAACAGTGGTGCCTGGGCAGTGAGAGTACACTTTAAAGCATTTGTCCGGCTGATTTGGTTAGGTGCATTGTTGATGGCGTTTGGTGGAGCACTGGCTGCGCTTGATAAGCGATATCGACTACGACTGACATCAAAACAAGCTGATTCTCAGGTAGTAAAAGCTGAGGGTGTTGTTGATGGCACGGTTTAA
- the ccmB gene encoding heme exporter protein CcmB has product MGLLSAFQLMVKRDLLLAFRRRAEIINPLIFFLLVATLFPLGITPERKVLALIAPGVIWVAALLAVMLSLDQLFKHDYDDGSLNLLVLSPVPLFWLVLAKVLVHWLVTGALLLLLVPILSLMLHLPEAAWWPMLASLLLGTPLLSLIGAIGAALTVGLKKGGVLLSLLVLPLNIPVLIFGSGAVIAATQALPYAAQLLWLAVLLVLGITLAPFAIAAGLRISVSE; this is encoded by the coding sequence GTGGGTCTACTAAGTGCATTTCAATTAATGGTAAAGCGGGACTTGTTGTTGGCGTTTCGTCGTCGAGCTGAAATTATCAATCCACTGATTTTTTTCTTGTTGGTTGCCACTTTGTTTCCATTGGGGATTACTCCCGAGCGTAAAGTATTGGCGCTAATTGCTCCCGGAGTGATTTGGGTTGCAGCGCTATTAGCGGTGATGCTGTCTTTAGATCAATTGTTTAAGCATGACTATGATGATGGCTCATTAAACTTGCTGGTGTTATCGCCTGTACCTTTATTCTGGCTGGTGTTAGCCAAAGTTTTGGTGCACTGGCTGGTCACAGGGGCATTATTATTACTGCTAGTGCCGATTTTGTCACTGATGCTGCATTTACCTGAAGCCGCATGGTGGCCAATGTTGGCTAGTTTACTATTAGGCACGCCTCTATTAAGTTTGATTGGAGCTATTGGTGCAGCACTGACTGTTGGCTTGAAAAAAGGTGGGGTATTATTGTCACTACTGGTATTGCCACTTAACATTCCAGTACTGATTTTTGGCTCAGGGGCCGTTATCGCTGCGACGCAAGCGTTACCCTATGCTGCTCAGTTGTTATGGCTGGCAGTATTGTTAGTGTTAGGTATTACCCTAGCCCCTTTTGCCATTGCGGCGGGGCTGCGGATAAGTGTTTCTGAATAG
- a CDS encoding DsbE family thiol:disulfide interchange protein: protein MARFKLFIPLLLFIALAGFLYQGIYDQDDSLTSALLNKPFPDFSLSSVQSVEQSFTKKDLLGEVALVNVWATWCPSCQVEHPYLLKLAKQGVKIIGINYKDNRTAAQQWLTKLKNPYAFNVFDEKGRLGLDLGVYGAPETYLIDRAGVIRYKHVGVVDDQVWLNKIKPKYNALMTESSGQEQQNSG, encoded by the coding sequence ATGGCACGGTTTAAGTTATTTATTCCATTATTGTTATTTATTGCGTTAGCCGGTTTTCTTTACCAGGGAATTTATGATCAGGATGATAGCCTGACTTCAGCGTTATTAAATAAGCCTTTCCCTGATTTTTCGTTGTCATCAGTGCAGTCTGTTGAACAAAGCTTTACTAAAAAGGATTTGTTGGGCGAGGTGGCATTAGTCAATGTTTGGGCAACCTGGTGTCCTTCTTGCCAAGTTGAGCATCCTTATTTACTCAAATTGGCTAAACAAGGAGTGAAGATAATTGGTATTAACTATAAAGATAATCGTACAGCTGCTCAACAGTGGTTAACTAAACTCAAAAACCCTTATGCGTTTAATGTTTTTGATGAAAAGGGACGGCTGGGTTTGGATTTAGGGGTTTATGGTGCCCCTGAAACCTACTTAATTGATCGTGCAGGGGTTATCCGTTACAAACATGTGGGGGTAGTGGATGACCAGGTATGGCTTAATAAAATCAAACCGAAATATAATGCCTTAATGACGGAAAGCTCAGGTCAAGAGCAACAGAATTCGGGCTAA
- the ccmD gene encoding heme exporter protein CcmD has translation MYFESWQQFVAMGGHGPYVWVSYAIGLLVVVYNVLSPWLKRKQLIKETLRSIRREEVNL, from the coding sequence ATGTATTTTGAGTCATGGCAGCAGTTTGTGGCAATGGGCGGACATGGCCCTTATGTATGGGTAAGTTATGCGATTGGCTTGTTGGTAGTTGTGTATAACGTATTGAGCCCCTGGCTAAAGCGTAAGCAGCTGATTAAAGAGACTTTACGGAGTATCCGCCGGGAAGAGGTAAACCTGTAA
- a CDS encoding heme ABC transporter permease yields the protein MNWTWFHRLGSPKWFFEQSSKWLPWLAWASIGLLVTGVVWGLAFAPPDYLQGNSYRIIFIHVPSAFLAQACYVTMAIAGAVGLIWKMKLADMAAKCCAPIGASFTILALLTGAIWGKPTWGTWWEWDARLTSMLILLFLYLGFIALENAIDNVQTAAKACAVLALVGLVNIPIIKYSVEWWNTLHQPATLKLTEKPSMAPEMLIPLLVCIAGFYCFFLVVFLYRLRNEILWRERRTQWVRLWMKRFQ from the coding sequence ATGAATTGGACGTGGTTTCATCGATTAGGCTCACCCAAGTGGTTTTTTGAGCAAAGTAGTAAGTGGCTTCCCTGGCTGGCGTGGGCTTCCATTGGGCTGCTAGTGACAGGAGTTGTATGGGGGTTGGCTTTTGCTCCACCTGATTACTTGCAAGGTAATAGCTATCGAATCATTTTTATTCATGTGCCCAGTGCTTTTTTGGCTCAGGCCTGCTATGTCACTATGGCGATAGCGGGAGCCGTTGGTTTAATCTGGAAAATGAAACTGGCGGATATGGCAGCTAAATGCTGTGCCCCAATAGGTGCTTCTTTTACCATTCTGGCTCTGTTAACTGGAGCTATTTGGGGTAAACCCACCTGGGGCACTTGGTGGGAGTGGGATGCCCGACTTACCTCAATGTTGATTTTATTATTTCTTTATTTAGGGTTTATTGCTTTAGAAAATGCCATTGATAATGTGCAGACGGCTGCCAAGGCATGTGCTGTCTTGGCATTAGTGGGTTTGGTTAATATCCCTATTATTAAATATTCCGTGGAGTGGTGGAATACCCTGCATCAGCCTGCCACATTAAAGCTCACCGAAAAACCGAGTATGGCCCCAGAAATGTTGATACCACTGTTGGTGTGTATTGCGGGATTCTATTGTTTTTTTCTTGTGGTTTTCTTGTACCGGCTACGTAATGAAATTCTATGGCGGGAGCGGCGTACGCAGTGGGTACGGTTATGGATGAAACGGTTTCAGTAG